From one Rhizobium sp. CIAT894 genomic stretch:
- a CDS encoding DUF1127 domain-containing protein, with translation MNPIRIAKSWLSYRRTLNELGGLSNQTLSDIGVSRYDIRNIASRSFR, from the coding sequence ATGAACCCGATCCGCATTGCAAAAAGCTGGCTCAGCTACCGCCGTACGCTCAACGAACTAGGCGGCCTTTCGAACCAGACCCTGTCCGATATCGGCGTCAGCCGTTACGACATCCGCAATATCGCATCCCGCTCGTTTCGCTAA
- a CDS encoding DUF1127 domain-containing protein, with protein sequence MNFSRSFNNWRKYRQTVTELGRMTNRELHDLGIDRSDIHRVAREASSR encoded by the coding sequence ATGAACTTCTCTCGCTCTTTCAACAATTGGCGCAAGTATCGTCAGACCGTCACGGAACTCGGCCGCATGACCAACCGCGAATTGCATGACCTCGGCATCGACCGTTCGGACATCCATCGCGTTGCCCGTGAGGCTTCTTCCCGCTAA